One region of Haloprofundus salilacus genomic DNA includes:
- a CDS encoding helix-turn-helix domain-containing protein — MRYLTVLVHPSNHNSFHPLGKRLTDEPSITREAIHHVELLGDGTVLLFAEGSGDRARYEEIMRDSPHVIDFLVAGEERWMAVSQFEPTDVSRRSLELQRESEIIIETPIRFTSDGSLRVTYLGTDEGFQRLFQTVVEEEAVAFEIIENGEYEPDESSLARRLTPRQQEVLEAAVDIGYYRNPRQATHADVAAVVGIASTTAGDHLRKVEERVFDALTRGSRDQ, encoded by the coding sequence ATGCGATATTTGACGGTCCTCGTTCACCCCTCCAACCACAACTCCTTTCATCCGCTCGGGAAACGACTCACGGACGAACCCTCAATCACGCGTGAAGCAATTCACCACGTCGAACTCCTCGGTGACGGGACAGTACTGTTGTTCGCCGAGGGGAGCGGCGACCGAGCTCGGTATGAGGAGATAATGCGAGATTCGCCACACGTCATTGATTTCCTTGTCGCCGGCGAGGAGCGATGGATGGCAGTGAGTCAGTTTGAGCCGACGGATGTGTCAAGGCGTTCACTCGAACTGCAACGGGAGTCGGAGATTATCATCGAGACACCGATCCGCTTCACATCCGACGGCTCACTTCGAGTCACGTACTTGGGAACCGACGAGGGGTTCCAACGACTGTTCCAGACTGTCGTTGAAGAGGAGGCTGTCGCGTTCGAGATCATCGAGAATGGGGAGTACGAACCGGACGAATCCTCGCTCGCGAGGCGATTGACACCACGCCAGCAGGAAGTACTCGAGGCTGCAGTCGACATCGGGTACTACAGGAATCCTCGTCAGGCGACACATGCGGACGTGGCCGCCGTCGTCGGCATTGCATCCACGACCGCAGGAGATCACCTCCGGAAAGTCGAAGAGCGCGTATTTGACGCGCTTACTCGCGGCTCTCGTGACCAGTGA
- a CDS encoding FAD-dependent monooxygenase — protein MTRKTSEIAIIGGGICGLVTALALEQRGLSPTVYEAAVEYRPIGAGLLLQTNALLVLNRLGIADRVRDTGVALDDSVIQSPSGRVLKRFDLNRLERDEFGYGFVAIHRADLQAILLDELATDVETGMKCHSVSDTHEPTVQFSDGSHIRPDVIVGADGINSTVRDAVAPDVELEAIDSVAYRAVTTVDLPEKHQTRGVEIWGNEAYSGGAPLGDDRFYWFGTAPGSLANGQVDHLKTVAELRKQLAAYPEPIPTVLDSLGEDDIFVTALNEVPTLNQWYQGSVCLAGDAAHAMLPFAGQGAAQAIEDGLLLAHLLSATDVPSEAFKLYEQKRKPRADRIRSESHLLGRLGSIQSQIGSRTRNLAVELVPDVLFQRARRQRASCTPLP, from the coding sequence ATGACGCGAAAGACATCCGAAATCGCCATTATCGGGGGCGGGATCTGCGGACTGGTTACGGCTCTCGCGCTCGAACAGCGAGGTTTGTCGCCGACCGTTTACGAAGCGGCCGTCGAGTATCGACCAATCGGTGCCGGACTCCTCTTGCAGACGAACGCACTACTCGTCCTCAACCGCCTCGGAATCGCCGATCGTGTCCGAGACACTGGCGTTGCTCTCGACGATAGTGTCATTCAATCGCCCAGCGGACGAGTGTTGAAACGATTTGACTTAAACCGACTCGAACGCGACGAGTTCGGCTACGGATTCGTAGCGATACATCGTGCCGACCTCCAGGCCATCCTCCTCGATGAACTAGCCACCGATGTGGAAACCGGAATGAAGTGTCATTCGGTCTCTGACACCCATGAGCCGACTGTTCAGTTCAGCGACGGTAGTCACATCCGTCCAGATGTCATCGTTGGAGCAGACGGGATCAACTCGACTGTCCGTGACGCCGTCGCTCCCGACGTCGAACTGGAGGCGATAGATAGCGTCGCATACCGGGCAGTTACGACCGTCGACCTTCCCGAAAAGCACCAAACACGGGGTGTTGAAATCTGGGGGAATGAGGCCTATTCCGGCGGTGCCCCACTCGGCGATGATCGATTCTACTGGTTTGGGACTGCGCCCGGCTCCCTTGCAAACGGTCAGGTCGACCACCTCAAAACGGTAGCTGAACTCCGCAAACAGCTCGCCGCGTATCCCGAACCCATTCCAACGGTACTCGACTCATTGGGTGAAGACGACATCTTCGTCACCGCTCTCAACGAGGTACCTACGCTCAATCAGTGGTATCAGGGATCTGTTTGTCTCGCCGGCGACGCCGCACACGCAATGTTGCCGTTTGCCGGGCAAGGCGCGGCACAGGCAATCGAGGACGGCCTTCTATTGGCTCACTTGCTTTCTGCGACAGATGTCCCATCGGAAGCATTCAAACTGTACGAACAGAAGCGTAAACCGAGAGCTGACCGAATTCGTTCGGAGTCACATCTGCTTGGGAGGCTCGGATCGATCCAATCCCAAATTGGGTCCAGAACGCGCAATTTAGCGGTCGAACTTGTGCCTGACGTCCTCTTTCAGCGCGCCCGTCGACAGCGAGCATCGTGTACGCCACTCCCGTAA
- a CDS encoding TrmB family transcriptional regulator, with amino-acid sequence MDTDQLRSTLERTGLTQYEADAYIATVELGSAPATEIADACGVPQARIYDVLRNLESDGYIETYQQGSLHARAHDPSAVVGDLQAYAETVTNAAAEIRDRWERPTVENHRVSVLKPLSSIFDRAREAIEDAENELQLALTPAQFDLFRDVLSAAVDRGVVVKLTLTPESSGDSVDEREFAFAGVATEVRLRTLPTPFLVLADRIHVCFAPEAPLHPNHEYGVLVNDYSLSRVFDSHFQTAFWETWEPLYSARDGSLPATYTNIRECIRDIHDDVEAGRKVTLTVTGQDRTGRQKRELTGRVADVNYVAGDGDAGPLLSSFVEAATLELDTGDEVVSVGGWGALVEDIEGQRFVVGKIE; translated from the coding sequence ATGGACACCGACCAACTCCGCTCGACGTTAGAGCGGACCGGACTCACCCAGTACGAGGCGGACGCCTACATCGCGACGGTCGAACTCGGCAGCGCCCCCGCGACCGAGATAGCCGACGCCTGCGGCGTCCCGCAGGCGCGCATCTACGACGTCCTTCGCAACCTCGAGAGCGATGGCTACATCGAGACGTACCAACAGGGGAGCCTGCACGCCCGCGCGCACGACCCCTCGGCGGTCGTCGGCGACCTACAGGCGTACGCGGAGACGGTGACGAACGCGGCCGCGGAGATTCGAGATCGCTGGGAGCGTCCGACGGTCGAGAACCACCGCGTCAGCGTGCTCAAGCCTCTCTCTTCTATCTTCGACCGTGCGCGCGAGGCCATCGAGGACGCCGAGAACGAACTCCAGTTGGCGCTGACGCCCGCGCAGTTCGACCTATTCCGCGACGTGCTGTCGGCGGCCGTCGACCGCGGGGTCGTCGTCAAACTCACGCTGACGCCCGAGTCATCCGGCGACAGCGTCGACGAACGCGAGTTCGCCTTCGCGGGCGTGGCAACCGAAGTTCGTCTTCGAACCTTACCGACGCCGTTTCTCGTCCTCGCCGACCGTATCCACGTCTGCTTCGCGCCCGAAGCGCCGCTGCATCCGAATCACGAGTACGGCGTGCTCGTCAACGACTACTCGCTGTCGCGCGTCTTCGACTCGCACTTCCAGACAGCGTTTTGGGAGACGTGGGAACCGCTGTACTCCGCGCGCGACGGCTCGTTGCCCGCGACCTACACGAACATCCGCGAGTGCATCCGCGACATCCACGATGATGTGGAGGCCGGCCGCAAGGTGACGCTCACCGTGACCGGACAGGACCGTACCGGACGGCAAAAACGGGAACTCACTGGCCGCGTAGCCGATGTGAACTACGTCGCCGGCGATGGGGACGCCGGACCGCTACTGTCGAGTTTTGTCGAGGCGGCGACGCTCGAACTCGACACCGGCGACGAAGTCGTCAGCGTCGGCGGGTGGGGCGCGCTGGTCGAAGATATCGAAGGCCAGCGGTTCGTCGTCGGGAAAATCGAGTGA
- a CDS encoding ArnT family glycosyltransferase, with translation MTQPMGDADDSGVVSELGRFRSSAVARLFSRADALYVSPVLLAGVAVYVLYLTVNAYPGYGAGLYNLMGEQIAANGYLPPTKIPYYTVDGVPFAYPPLMFYVIAVIRDVTGVGPFALARLFPGLITIAYLVPTYLLARDVLASRPAATAVGLLVALNPKVLQWHITAGGLVRAPAFLFAVCGIYAGYRLYAAVETTGYDRRWLAVASLCFGLTLLTHPTYTLFFVGSFVILWLSLDRSLAGFLRGGVVAAGGFAIAAPWLLWNVSTHGLEVFTAASGTHGGIGGGFAVTPWLAVPLVLAAALFLVRRPFLGVWTVAAALLFQQARFVAFVGTFGVVALTLPRVRIAVTDRIPRPNRRTVAAVAIAATLVAGLGVVGYSMTVAEPSIAPEFVDDDDVAAMEWVHEETPEGATFVVVGDAAEWFPDVSKRTMTIGLWGVEWEGSETYSKQVRLYRTVSTCDSADCVSDTLNEADVTPEYLYVPKGTYIVRGKRTGGGDELVESLMVADGYEPAYENDGVVVFRVVSTES, from the coding sequence ATGACGCAGCCGATGGGCGACGCCGACGACTCGGGAGTCGTCTCGGAGCTTGGGCGGTTCCGCTCAAGCGCAGTCGCGAGATTGTTCTCCCGCGCCGACGCGCTTTACGTCTCGCCCGTGTTGCTGGCCGGCGTCGCGGTGTACGTTCTGTATCTCACGGTCAACGCCTACCCCGGCTACGGGGCGGGCCTGTACAACCTGATGGGCGAGCAGATTGCGGCCAATGGCTACCTGCCGCCGACGAAGATTCCCTACTACACCGTCGACGGCGTCCCCTTCGCGTATCCGCCGCTGATGTTCTACGTCATCGCCGTGATACGTGACGTGACTGGCGTCGGCCCGTTCGCGCTGGCGCGACTCTTCCCAGGGCTCATCACCATCGCGTATCTCGTGCCGACGTATCTGCTCGCGCGCGACGTGCTCGCCTCCCGCCCGGCGGCGACTGCCGTCGGCCTGCTCGTCGCGCTCAACCCGAAGGTGCTGCAGTGGCACATCACCGCCGGCGGCCTCGTCCGCGCACCGGCGTTTCTGTTCGCCGTCTGCGGTATCTATGCGGGCTATCGACTGTATGCCGCCGTCGAGACGACCGGCTACGACCGCCGGTGGCTCGCCGTCGCCTCGCTCTGTTTCGGGCTGACGCTTCTAACCCACCCGACGTACACGCTCTTTTTCGTCGGCAGTTTCGTCATCCTGTGGCTCTCGCTCGACCGGTCGCTCGCGGGCTTTCTCCGCGGCGGTGTCGTCGCCGCTGGCGGGTTCGCGATCGCGGCGCCGTGGCTCCTCTGGAACGTCTCGACGCACGGCCTTGAGGTATTCACCGCCGCGTCGGGGACCCACGGCGGTATTGGCGGCGGCTTCGCCGTCACCCCGTGGCTCGCGGTTCCGCTCGTTCTGGCGGCGGCGCTGTTTCTCGTGCGGCGGCCGTTCCTCGGCGTCTGGACGGTGGCGGCGGCGCTTCTGTTCCAGCAGGCGCGGTTCGTCGCCTTCGTCGGCACGTTCGGCGTCGTCGCGCTGACGCTCCCGCGCGTCCGAATCGCAGTCACCGACCGAATCCCCCGACCGAATCGCCGGACGGTCGCCGCCGTTGCCATCGCGGCGACGCTGGTCGCCGGTCTCGGCGTCGTCGGCTACTCGATGACCGTCGCCGAACCCTCCATCGCACCTGAGTTCGTCGACGACGACGACGTGGCGGCGATGGAGTGGGTCCACGAGGAGACGCCCGAGGGCGCGACGTTCGTCGTTGTCGGCGACGCTGCCGAGTGGTTCCCAGACGTCAGCAAACGGACGATGACCATCGGTCTGTGGGGCGTCGAGTGGGAAGGCTCCGAGACGTACTCTAAACAAGTGCGACTCTATCGAACCGTGTCGACCTGTGACTCCGCCGACTGCGTCTCGGACACGTTGAACGAAGCCGACGTGACGCCAGAGTACCTCTACGTCCCGAAGGGCACGTACATTGTCCGCGGCAAGCGAACCGGCGGCGGCGACGAACTCGTCGAGTCGCTGATGGTCGCCGACGGCTACGAACCGGCGTACGAGAACGACGGCGTCGTCGTCTTCCGCGTTGTGTCGACTGAGTCGTAA
- a CDS encoding gamma-glutamyltransferase family protein: MDTSNLDSFTSRRSTVYGRRGVVSTSQPLAAQAGITTLQEGGNAFDAAVATAAALNVVEPTSTGLGGDVFALYRTADDEVGAMRSCGGAPSGTSIEKVREAISEADEETRSSWYPASRGYAVDSAEDAGMPFLGPHAVTVPGTARGWETTVEELGRLTLGEVLQPAIEYANNGYPVTEVVSAQWQHGEELFKSEHARDAYLFDGKAPETGDMASLPKLGATMERIAEEGADVVYEGDIAETIASEIQDLGGFMTVDDLADFEPEFIDPVSTTYNGAEIYELPPNNQGLIALEALNIAEELGASEHPLDSAERVHYFAEAMKLAFHDGHRYITDPEYEEIPPLASKEWAKTRAEGVGETANHDVSFGVPDANAEDADTVLLCVADDEGNVVSYINSRFAGFGSGVVAGDTGIALQNRGASFSLDPDHPNSLEAGKRPFHTLVPAVAKLGEDDWAAFGVMGGYMQPQGHVQVISNVVDYDLSIQAALDRPRWRYREDGQLAVEEFSDAGVPTALTRMGHEVQILAPLMFGGAQFVRNDGGVLSAATEPRKDGNALGY, encoded by the coding sequence ATGGACACCAGTAACCTCGACAGTTTCACTTCACGCCGGTCGACCGTCTACGGTCGCCGCGGCGTGGTTTCCACGAGCCAACCGCTCGCCGCGCAGGCGGGTATCACCACACTCCAAGAGGGCGGCAACGCCTTCGACGCGGCCGTCGCCACCGCAGCAGCGCTGAACGTCGTCGAACCCACCTCGACGGGTCTCGGCGGCGACGTGTTCGCGCTCTACCGCACCGCCGACGACGAGGTCGGCGCGATGCGCTCCTGCGGCGGCGCGCCTTCGGGCACGAGCATCGAGAAGGTCCGCGAAGCCATCTCCGAGGCCGACGAGGAGACGCGTTCGTCGTGGTATCCGGCGTCGCGCGGCTACGCCGTCGACTCCGCAGAGGACGCCGGGATGCCGTTTCTCGGCCCGCACGCGGTCACTGTTCCCGGGACAGCCCGCGGGTGGGAGACGACTGTCGAAGAACTCGGTCGGCTGACGCTCGGCGAGGTGCTGCAGCCGGCCATCGAGTACGCCAACAACGGCTACCCGGTCACCGAAGTCGTCTCCGCGCAGTGGCAGCACGGCGAGGAGCTGTTCAAATCGGAGCACGCCCGTGACGCCTACCTCTTCGACGGGAAAGCACCCGAGACGGGCGATATGGCGTCGTTGCCGAAACTCGGCGCGACGATGGAGCGCATCGCCGAGGAGGGCGCGGACGTCGTCTACGAGGGCGACATCGCCGAAACCATCGCGAGCGAGATTCAGGACCTCGGCGGCTTCATGACCGTCGACGACCTCGCGGACTTCGAACCGGAGTTCATCGACCCCGTCTCGACGACGTACAACGGCGCGGAGATATACGAACTGCCGCCGAACAACCAGGGACTAATCGCACTGGAAGCGCTCAACATCGCCGAGGAACTCGGCGCATCCGAGCACCCGCTCGACTCTGCAGAACGCGTCCACTACTTCGCGGAGGCGATGAAGCTCGCGTTCCACGACGGCCACCGCTACATCACCGACCCGGAGTACGAGGAAATTCCGCCGTTGGCGTCGAAAGAGTGGGCGAAAACGCGCGCCGAAGGCGTCGGCGAGACGGCCAACCACGACGTGAGCTTCGGTGTTCCCGACGCCAACGCCGAGGATGCCGACACCGTCCTCCTGTGCGTCGCCGACGACGAGGGCAACGTCGTCTCCTACATCAACTCCCGATTCGCCGGGTTCGGTTCGGGCGTCGTCGCGGGCGATACGGGCATCGCGCTGCAGAACCGCGGCGCGTCGTTCTCGTTGGATCCCGACCACCCCAACTCCCTGGAAGCCGGCAAGCGGCCGTTCCACACGCTCGTTCCCGCCGTCGCCAAACTCGGCGAGGATGACTGGGCGGCGTTCGGCGTGATGGGCGGCTACATGCAACCGCAAGGCCACGTGCAGGTCATCTCGAACGTCGTCGACTACGACCTCTCGATTCAGGCGGCGCTGGATCGGCCGCGCTGGCGCTACCGCGAGGACGGACAGTTAGCCGTCGAGGAGTTCTCCGACGCAGGCGTACCGACGGCGCTCACCCGGATGGGCCACGAGGTCCAGATTCTTGCGCCGCTGATGTTCGGTGGCGCGCAGTTCGTTCGCAACGACGGCGGCGTGCTCTCGGCGGCGACGGAACCCAGAAAGGACGGCAACGCGCTGGGCTACTGA
- a CDS encoding PQQ-binding-like beta-propeller repeat protein — protein MVSRRSLLQSGVVAGLVGLSGCTTLSPSPVDTVWRYELGRAIGGKPFQIQPTVLDDSIVVNDFHTVAVLETDGVERWSHEYEPTSVNGNERRYDNYLVTGVGADSERVYVPEAEGLTAFDIDDGDRLWQSEARPPDGVSLLATESTVFSAGIAFEPDTGEERWDVERLIEGPGPLITDGRALFGDLQGRLHVIDIESGDHHWRFDILEDWIQCRPATDGETIFFGSGTTDLEEGRCYAFSDTGDRRWMRSLDAAVHSTLSVVDGRLFVATHRGSVYALDSDDGTELWKFTGQNTLNSLFGRRSMTSMQADFSPTVVNDKLYVVDPNGTLSVLDAATGERHNRYEAPSNGFRTAPIVDGDRLYLRTPTDLFAVERPLD, from the coding sequence GTGGTCTCCCGTCGTTCCCTCCTCCAAAGCGGAGTCGTTGCTGGTCTCGTCGGTCTCTCCGGTTGTACTACACTGTCACCCTCGCCGGTCGACACGGTATGGCGTTACGAACTCGGACGGGCTATCGGTGGCAAGCCGTTCCAGATTCAGCCCACCGTGTTAGACGATTCGATTGTAGTCAACGACTTCCATACGGTCGCAGTCTTAGAGACAGATGGGGTCGAGCGGTGGAGTCACGAGTATGAACCGACGTCGGTCAACGGAAATGAAAGACGGTATGACAACTATCTAGTCACAGGTGTCGGCGCCGACAGTGAGCGCGTCTATGTTCCCGAAGCTGAGGGACTTACTGCGTTCGATATCGACGACGGTGACCGTCTGTGGCAGAGCGAGGCCCGCCCACCCGACGGCGTATCACTCCTCGCCACCGAATCGACCGTCTTCAGTGCCGGTATAGCGTTCGAGCCAGACACCGGCGAGGAACGCTGGGATGTCGAACGGTTGATCGAGGGACCGGGACCGCTCATAACCGACGGCAGGGCCCTCTTCGGAGATCTTCAGGGTCGCCTCCACGTGATCGATATCGAGAGTGGTGACCATCACTGGCGATTTGATATCCTGGAAGACTGGATACAGTGTCGGCCAGCTACAGACGGCGAGACGATATTTTTCGGAAGCGGAACCACAGACCTCGAAGAAGGCCGTTGCTATGCGTTCTCGGATACCGGCGACCGTCGCTGGATGCGATCACTCGATGCGGCAGTACACTCGACGCTATCGGTGGTTGACGGTCGCCTCTTTGTTGCGACCCACCGCGGCAGTGTGTACGCACTCGATTCGGACGATGGGACCGAACTGTGGAAATTCACCGGTCAAAATACGCTCAATTCGCTCTTTGGCAGACGGTCGATGACGAGCATGCAGGCGGACTTCTCTCCGACCGTAGTGAACGACAAACTGTACGTCGTCGACCCCAACGGGACGCTTTCAGTGCTGGACGCGGCCACGGGCGAGCGGCACAACCGCTACGAGGCTCCCTCGAACGGCTTCAGAACGGCACCCATAGTTGACGGTGACCGACTGTATCTCCGTACGCCGACCGACCTGTTCGCTGTTGAGCGCCCCTTAGACTGA
- a CDS encoding DUF2270 domain-containing protein produces MNDHSSPVDSLDDEDEEVAAEFAHDAEALLSTIPHYYRGEVSQANNAQNRIDQTTNWVVTIIAALLSVVFAGPGISPNLLLVGIVILAIFLSYEARRYRFYDLYRSRVRIVQQNVFANALDPKGVEHSEWREELGRDLRYPTFKVTMLEALSRRIRRIYGLLFVIVGITWVVKVTILTPEAAWFDDGALPGIPGTVVAAVLLVVYLCLAVVAFWPNAREAAGEIYGEEPGKWKRD; encoded by the coding sequence ATGAACGATCACAGTTCTCCTGTCGATTCTCTCGACGACGAAGACGAAGAGGTCGCTGCCGAATTCGCTCACGATGCAGAAGCGCTCCTATCGACGATTCCCCACTACTACCGGGGAGAGGTCAGCCAGGCGAACAACGCCCAGAATCGAATCGATCAGACGACTAACTGGGTCGTCACGATAATCGCAGCACTCCTCTCGGTCGTGTTTGCCGGCCCGGGCATCTCCCCGAACCTGCTGCTCGTCGGTATCGTGATCCTGGCTATCTTTCTCAGCTACGAAGCTCGGCGATATCGCTTCTACGACCTCTACCGAAGCCGAGTACGAATCGTTCAACAGAACGTCTTCGCGAACGCGTTAGATCCTAAAGGAGTAGAACACTCGGAGTGGCGCGAGGAACTGGGTAGAGATCTTCGCTATCCGACGTTCAAAGTGACGATGCTCGAGGCCCTCTCGCGACGCATTCGTCGAATATACGGTCTCCTGTTCGTCATCGTCGGCATCACATGGGTCGTCAAGGTCACTATTTTGACACCTGAAGCGGCGTGGTTCGACGACGGAGCGTTGCCGGGAATACCGGGAACGGTCGTTGCGGCCGTACTTTTGGTCGTGTATCTCTGTCTCGCGGTTGTCGCGTTCTGGCCGAACGCCCGTGAAGCGGCAGGGGAGATATACGGAGAAGAGCCGGGGAAGTGGAAACGTGATTGA